A genome region from Chryseobacterium indicum includes the following:
- a CDS encoding helix-turn-helix domain-containing protein produces MKKKLFFILFFGFFSLVLSQESYSDYYKLRLKYEDFPENDTKAFPFIKPYIDMAKKEKNYQKLVQGYKDAVYFSSLNENKLKYADSMIWAANKTNDDDLKIVSHIDKGVIYYYHYKKFQLALNEYLEAYKYSKNTKNEYLKYQNLYHIGVVKSYLGYYEDASQLFTKCLVYYREKAKEITKLHPNEIYNNNKGYFNSLHQLIICYRNLGKDGEADEAIQTGLSEVGDNPEYALEKGYFILAKGISEYKKNQFQEALKDFNQSLPVIKESRDFARLSVSYFYIGKSFSGLKKTRQSIVYFKKIDSIFQKHQFILPELRENYELLIDYSKKEKNQELQLYYTSQLLRADSIMSKDFIYLSPKIHKDYDTNTLLEEKNKLQKINYLGTVIIIVLIIWGIGLVILLTRRHKKSNEIQKKYIMVEKKFMASHKKEEANEIKEIVPQIEEKKLTITENKVEELLKKLKTFEDRKGFTQKGLTIGKLAAQLGTNSNYLSQVINEYKKANFNKYLSELRINYITNLLFEDKKYLKYSIETLAKECGIASRQNFSDLFYEINGIRPTDFIKKRKEELEDNGET; encoded by the coding sequence GTGAAAAAAAAATTATTTTTTATTCTTTTTTTCGGGTTTTTTAGTTTAGTATTATCTCAGGAAAGTTACAGCGATTATTATAAGCTTAGGCTGAAATATGAAGACTTTCCCGAAAATGATACGAAAGCATTTCCGTTTATTAAGCCGTATATTGATATGGCAAAAAAGGAGAAGAATTACCAAAAGCTGGTTCAGGGCTATAAAGATGCTGTTTATTTTTCCTCCTTAAACGAGAATAAACTGAAATATGCGGACAGCATGATCTGGGCCGCCAATAAAACGAATGATGATGATCTTAAAATTGTCTCCCATATTGATAAAGGCGTTATTTATTATTATCATTATAAAAAATTTCAACTCGCTCTTAACGAATATCTGGAAGCATACAAATATTCAAAAAATACTAAAAATGAATATCTGAAGTATCAGAATCTTTATCATATCGGGGTTGTAAAAAGTTATCTCGGCTACTATGAAGACGCTTCACAGCTTTTTACAAAATGTCTGGTTTATTACAGAGAGAAAGCGAAAGAAATAACAAAACTTCATCCCAACGAAATTTACAATAATAATAAAGGCTATTTCAACAGCCTTCATCAGCTTATTATCTGTTATCGGAATCTCGGGAAAGACGGAGAAGCAGATGAAGCAATACAGACTGGTCTTTCTGAAGTAGGGGATAATCCGGAATATGCTTTAGAGAAAGGTTATTTTATTTTAGCCAAAGGAATTTCAGAATATAAAAAAAATCAATTTCAGGAAGCATTAAAAGATTTTAATCAATCGCTGCCCGTTATTAAAGAAAGCCGCGATTTTGCAAGACTTTCGGTAAGCTATTTCTATATCGGAAAAAGTTTTTCAGGGCTTAAAAAGACCAGACAATCTATTGTTTATTTTAAAAAAATTGATTCTATTTTTCAGAAGCATCAGTTTATTCTTCCGGAGCTGAGAGAAAATTACGAACTCCTGATCGATTATTCCAAAAAAGAGAAAAATCAGGAACTTCAGTTATATTATACAAGTCAGTTACTTCGTGCAGACAGCATCATGTCCAAAGATTTCATTTATCTGTCCCCGAAAATTCATAAAGATTATGACACCAATACCTTACTGGAAGAAAAAAATAAACTTCAGAAAATAAATTATCTCGGAACTGTTATTATTATCGTTTTGATTATCTGGGGAATCGGTTTGGTTATTCTGCTTACAAGAAGGCATAAAAAATCTAATGAAATTCAGAAAAAATATATTATGGTGGAAAAGAAATTTATGGCAAGCCATAAGAAAGAAGAGGCGAATGAAATAAAAGAAATTGTTCCACAGATTGAAGAAAAAAAGCTGACGATTACAGAGAACAAAGTTGAAGAGCTTTTGAAAAAACTTAAAACATTTGAAGATAGAAAAGGTTTTACACAAAAAGGCTTAACCATTGGCAAATTAGCCGCCCAACTAGGTACTAATTCAAACTACCTCTCACAGGTGATTAACGAATATAAAAAGGCAAATTTCAATAAATATCTAAGCGAACTCAGAATCAATTACATTACCAATCTGCTTTTTGAAGATAAAAAATATCTGAAGTACAGTATCGAAACCCTCGCAAAAGAATGCGGAATAGCTTCCAGACAGAACTTTTCTGATCTTTTCTACGAAATCAACGGCATTCGTCCGACGGATTTTATTAAAAAGAGAAAAGAAGAGCTGGAGGATAACGGAGAGACATAA
- a CDS encoding TrmH family RNA methyltransferase — MKDLQQTFEYLKQFLTEERLQKIEHFAPESSDFILPVVEDVYQFRNAAAIVRSVEACGFHKVVALQEEYSFEPNLRVTKGADTWVEVEKMPRSMESFQNIKDRGYKIVAVSLENNAKMLPEYEITEPIALVFGTEMEGVSQEILDFADETLAIPMYGFTRSFNVSVAASICMYELKQKLLKSDIDYKLNEGKLLRMKIRWAVNSIRSGQQIFDKYLKDNDLEL, encoded by the coding sequence ATGAAAGATTTACAGCAAACTTTTGAGTATTTAAAGCAGTTTTTAACGGAAGAAAGATTACAGAAGATCGAGCATTTTGCACCGGAAAGTTCAGATTTTATTCTTCCGGTGGTGGAAGATGTCTATCAGTTCAGGAATGCAGCCGCAATTGTGCGTTCTGTGGAAGCGTGCGGTTTTCATAAAGTGGTGGCCTTGCAGGAAGAATACAGTTTTGAACCCAATCTTCGCGTTACAAAAGGCGCAGATACATGGGTGGAAGTGGAAAAAATGCCCAGAAGTATGGAATCTTTCCAGAATATAAAAGACAGAGGCTATAAAATTGTTGCAGTATCACTGGAAAATAATGCCAAAATGCTGCCTGAATACGAAATTACAGAACCCATCGCTTTGGTTTTCGGAACCGAAATGGAAGGTGTTTCTCAGGAAATTCTGGATTTTGCCGACGAAACGCTGGCAATTCCGATGTATGGTTTTACCCGAAGTTTCAATGTTTCCGTAGCCGCTTCTATTTGTATGTATGAACTGAAGCAGAAATTATTGAAATCTGATATCGATTATAAACTGAATGAAGGAAAACTCTTGAGAATGAAAATCCGTTGGGCAGTAAACTCCATCAGAAGCGGACAGCAGATTTTTGATAAATATTTGAAGGATAATGATCTTGAATTATGA
- a CDS encoding TolC family protein: MKIYNKRYIAAIALSLVLAGCKAPMATVVKDEVKENIPQNFNQQDQGDANNNSGTTPWRQFFTDPNLVVLIETALKNNQELMITLQEIEIAKSGVLAKKGRLTPTVSAGVGAGVKKAGRYTSEGAGDATTQIEPGKDMPDPLGNFEGGLMANWEVDIWKKLRTEKESAVAHYLSTVEGKNFVLSNLIEEVANNYYELLALDNQLDIIQQYTKLQQRALEISKIQKEAAAATELAVKKFEAELAKSKASEFTIRQEITEKENEINALCGRFPQPIVRSKGDFMAMIPQTVYTGIPSQLLANRPDIKQAELELKSSKLDVEAARKEFYPSLEISATLGLEAFKPSYLVKLPESMAASLVGELAGPLINKSAIKANFQTADARQIQALYEYDKTILNAYLDVANLMSKVKNIDQYYKLKSEETQALEKSIDIANQLFKNSRADYLEVLLNQRDALDAKMELVEAKQKQLSTVVDIYKSLGGGWK, from the coding sequence ATGAAGATTTATAATAAAAGATATATAGCAGCCATCGCCTTATCGCTTGTTTTAGCAGGCTGTAAGGCGCCAATGGCGACCGTGGTAAAAGATGAGGTAAAAGAAAATATTCCTCAGAATTTTAATCAGCAGGATCAGGGTGATGCCAATAATAACAGCGGAACAACACCTTGGAGACAGTTTTTTACAGATCCCAACTTAGTAGTTTTAATAGAAACTGCCTTAAAAAATAATCAGGAGCTCATGATTACTTTGCAGGAGATTGAGATTGCAAAAAGTGGTGTTTTAGCTAAAAAAGGACGATTAACCCCTACGGTTTCTGCAGGAGTAGGAGCAGGTGTGAAAAAAGCGGGACGCTACACCAGTGAAGGTGCTGGTGATGCAACCACACAGATAGAACCCGGAAAAGATATGCCGGATCCGCTTGGAAATTTTGAGGGCGGTTTAATGGCAAACTGGGAAGTGGATATCTGGAAAAAACTGAGAACGGAGAAAGAATCTGCTGTTGCTCATTATCTTTCTACTGTAGAAGGTAAAAACTTCGTTCTTTCCAACTTAATAGAGGAAGTTGCCAATAATTATTATGAATTATTAGCGCTGGATAACCAGTTGGATATTATTCAGCAGTATACAAAATTGCAGCAGAGAGCTCTGGAGATATCAAAAATCCAGAAAGAAGCAGCAGCAGCAACTGAACTTGCCGTAAAAAAGTTCGAAGCGGAACTGGCAAAATCTAAAGCTTCGGAATTCACCATCCGTCAGGAAATCACAGAGAAAGAAAACGAAATCAATGCGCTTTGCGGACGTTTTCCGCAGCCAATTGTAAGATCAAAAGGAGACTTCATGGCGATGATTCCTCAGACGGTTTATACGGGGATTCCGTCCCAGTTACTGGCGAATCGTCCCGATATCAAACAGGCTGAACTGGAATTAAAATCTTCAAAACTGGATGTGGAAGCGGCAAGAAAAGAGTTTTATCCGTCTCTGGAAATCTCTGCAACATTAGGACTGGAAGCCTTTAAACCTTCTTATCTTGTTAAATTACCGGAATCTATGGCTGCAAGCTTAGTGGGTGAACTGGCAGGACCTCTTATTAATAAAAGTGCTATTAAAGCCAACTTTCAGACGGCAGATGCAAGACAGATTCAGGCTTTGTATGAGTATGATAAAACCATCCTGAATGCTTATCTGGATGTTGCCAATTTAATGTCTAAAGTGAAAAACATCGATCAGTATTACAAACTGAAGTCTGAAGAAACACAGGCTTTGGAAAAATCAATAGATATAGCCAATCAACTATTTAAAAATTCAAGAGCAGATTATCTGGAAGTTCTTCTGAACCAAAGAGACGCTCTGGATGCCAAAATGGAACTGGTGGAAGCTAAACAAAAACAGCTGAGTACAGTTGTTGATATTTACAAGAGCTTAGGCGGAGGCTGGAAGTGA
- a CDS encoding efflux RND transporter permease subunit, which yields MFKKFIRRPVLSIVISLIIVFMGVLSLLKLPVTQFPSISPPKVNITADYPGANNELLIKSVVIPLERGLNGVPGMKYMTSDAGNDGEASIQVVFDLGTDPNVAAVNVQNRVSSVVNKLPPLVVREGVKITREEPNMLMYINLYSDDPKADQKFLFNYADINVMSELKRVSGVGFADILGTREYAMRIWLKPDRLTAYSISADEVMESLNKQSLEASPGKTGESSGKRSQSFEYILKYPGRFNNEKDYGNIILKAKPDGEFIRLKDVADIEFGSSMYDIYSTLNGKPSAAITVKQSYGSNASDVIKNVKSLMQELQKTTFPKGMHYDISYDVSKFLDASIEKVVHTLFEAFILVAIVVFLFLGDWRSTLIPALAVPVSLVGTFAVMSAFGITLNMISLFALVMAIGVVVDDAIVVIEAVHAKMEEKHLSPLKATEEAMHEISGAIIAITLVMASVFIPIAFMSGPVGVFYRQFSITMASAIILSGVVALTLTPALCALILKNNHGKAKRRTPITIFLDKFNGLFTKGANKYEGMLNKTVKKKTITLPLLLAFCACTFFLSNSLPSGFIPAEDQGMIYAIIQTPPGSTLERTNQIARELLKESEDIDGVQSVSSLAGYEILTEGTGSNSGTCLINLKSWEDRKESAAEIIEKLEEKAKNIPGANIEFFQPPSIPGYGAAGGFELRLLDKAGSGDYQKMEKVSNDFVRELKKRPELGSAFTFYSASFPQYMLRVDNDLAEQKGVTIENAMDNLSTLIGSNYETSFIRFDRPYKVIVQAGPQYRALPSDLLKLYVKNDKDQMVPYSDFMHLEKVYGLSEITRHNMYNSAEVSGTPAPGYSSGQAIAAIQEVADKTLPRGFGIDWAGISKDEVSRGNEAIFIFLVCLGFVYLILSAQYESFILPLPVILSLPTGIFGAFLCLKLLGLENNIYAQVAMVMLIGLLGKNAVLIVEFAVQKKAEEGIPVAQAAIEGAAIRFRPILMTSFAFIAGLIPLVVATGPGAIGNRTIGTAAAGGMLIGTIFGLMIIPGLYYIFGTIADKSRLARYEEENPLTEQTEPYQHDDKHEDL from the coding sequence ATGTTTAAGAAATTTATTCGCAGACCTGTTCTGTCTATCGTAATCTCTTTGATTATTGTATTTATGGGAGTTTTATCCCTTTTGAAATTACCGGTTACCCAGTTCCCGTCCATTTCTCCGCCCAAAGTAAATATTACAGCGGATTATCCGGGAGCGAACAACGAATTGCTCATCAAATCTGTTGTTATTCCTCTGGAAAGAGGTCTGAACGGGGTTCCGGGGATGAAATATATGACTTCCGATGCCGGAAACGACGGGGAAGCTTCTATTCAGGTGGTATTCGATCTGGGAACCGATCCGAACGTAGCGGCAGTAAACGTGCAGAACCGTGTTTCTTCGGTAGTAAACAAACTTCCGCCGTTGGTAGTGCGTGAAGGGGTGAAAATTACCCGTGAAGAACCGAACATGTTGATGTACATTAACCTGTACAGTGACGATCCTAAAGCAGACCAGAAATTCCTTTTCAACTATGCAGATATCAATGTAATGTCTGAATTGAAAAGGGTAAGCGGAGTTGGTTTTGCAGATATCCTCGGAACCAGAGAATATGCAATGCGTATCTGGCTGAAACCTGACAGATTAACAGCATACAGTATTTCTGCAGATGAAGTGATGGAATCTCTGAATAAGCAGAGTTTAGAAGCTTCTCCGGGAAAAACAGGGGAAAGTTCAGGGAAAAGATCCCAGTCATTTGAATATATCTTAAAATATCCCGGACGTTTTAATAATGAAAAGGATTATGGAAACATCATCCTTAAAGCAAAACCGGATGGAGAGTTTATCAGACTGAAAGATGTTGCAGATATCGAATTCGGTTCTTCCATGTATGATATTTATTCTACATTGAATGGTAAACCTTCGGCAGCGATTACAGTAAAACAATCATATGGTTCCAATGCAAGTGACGTTATCAAAAATGTAAAATCTTTGATGCAAGAACTGCAGAAAACCACTTTCCCGAAAGGAATGCATTATGACATCAGTTATGACGTATCAAAATTCCTTGATGCTTCTATTGAAAAAGTAGTTCATACGCTTTTTGAAGCCTTTATTTTGGTGGCAATCGTTGTATTCTTATTCCTGGGAGACTGGCGTTCCACCTTAATTCCTGCTTTGGCAGTTCCCGTATCTTTGGTGGGTACTTTTGCGGTAATGTCCGCCTTCGGAATTACCTTAAACATGATCTCTCTCTTTGCGCTTGTAATGGCGATCGGGGTTGTAGTGGATGATGCGATTGTAGTAATTGAAGCGGTTCACGCCAAGATGGAGGAGAAGCATTTATCTCCGCTAAAAGCAACTGAAGAAGCCATGCATGAGATCAGCGGAGCGATTATCGCAATTACTCTGGTAATGGCATCCGTATTTATTCCGATCGCATTCATGTCTGGTCCGGTTGGGGTTTTCTACCGTCAGTTTTCCATCACTATGGCTTCTGCAATCATCCTTTCAGGGGTTGTAGCTTTAACATTAACGCCGGCTTTATGTGCTTTAATTTTAAAAAATAACCACGGAAAAGCTAAAAGAAGAACTCCCATTACTATTTTCCTTGATAAATTCAACGGATTATTTACAAAAGGAGCGAACAAATATGAAGGAATGCTAAACAAAACAGTGAAGAAAAAAACAATCACTTTACCTTTACTATTAGCTTTCTGTGCATGTACATTCTTTTTAAGCAATTCATTGCCTTCAGGATTTATTCCTGCGGAAGATCAGGGGATGATTTATGCGATTATTCAGACTCCTCCCGGTTCTACGCTGGAAAGAACCAACCAGATTGCCAGAGAATTATTGAAAGAATCTGAAGATATCGACGGAGTACAGTCTGTTTCTTCATTGGCAGGTTACGAAATCCTTACCGAAGGTACAGGTTCCAACTCCGGTACTTGTCTTATTAACCTTAAAAGCTGGGAAGACCGTAAAGAATCTGCGGCGGAAATTATAGAAAAGCTTGAGGAAAAAGCGAAAAATATTCCGGGTGCGAATATAGAATTCTTCCAGCCGCCTTCCATTCCGGGATACGGTGCAGCAGGTGGTTTCGAACTTCGTCTGCTCGATAAAGCAGGAAGCGGAGATTATCAAAAAATGGAGAAGGTAAGCAACGACTTCGTAAGAGAACTGAAAAAGCGTCCTGAACTGGGTTCTGCATTTACATTCTATTCCGCGAGTTTCCCTCAGTATATGTTGAGAGTGGATAATGATCTTGCCGAGCAAAAAGGAGTGACGATTGAAAATGCAATGGATAATTTATCCACATTAATCGGTTCCAACTATGAAACCAGTTTCATCCGTTTCGACAGACCTTATAAAGTTATTGTTCAGGCGGGACCTCAATATCGTGCCTTACCAAGCGATCTTTTGAAACTGTATGTGAAGAATGATAAAGATCAGATGGTTCCATATTCAGATTTTATGCATCTGGAAAAAGTATATGGTCTTTCTGAGATTACCAGACACAATATGTACAATTCTGCCGAGGTGAGTGGTACTCCTGCTCCGGGTTACAGTTCCGGACAGGCAATTGCAGCCATTCAGGAAGTTGCGGATAAAACACTTCCGAGAGGTTTTGGAATTGATTGGGCGGGGATCTCTAAAGATGAGGTAAGCCGTGGAAACGAAGCAATTTTCATCTTCCTTGTGTGTTTAGGATTCGTTTATCTTATTCTTTCTGCACAGTATGAAAGTTTCATTCTTCCGTTACCGGTAATTTTATCTTTACCGACGGGTATTTTCGGAGCTTTCTTATGTCTGAAATTATTAGGACTGGAAAACAATATTTACGCTCAGGTTGCCATGGTCATGCTGATTGGTCTTTTGGGTAAAAATGCCGTACTGATTGTGGAATTTGCCGTTCAGAAAAAAGCGGAAGAAGGAATTCCTGTAGCACAGGCTGCGATTGAAGGAGCAGCAATTCGTTTCCGTCCGATTTTGATGACCTCATTTGCATTCATCGCAGGTCTGATTCCGTTAGTGGTGGCAACAGGTCCCGGAGCAATCGGTAACCGAACCATTGGTACCGCTGCTGCGGGTGGAATGCTGATCGGAACTATTTTCGGATTGATGATTATACCGGGATTGTACTACATTTTTGGAACAATTGCCGATAAATCCAGACTGGCAAGATATGAAGAGGAAAATCCTTTGACAGAACAAACAGAACCGTACCAACACGACGACAAACATGAAGATTTATAA
- a CDS encoding XAC2610-related protein, which yields MRLTVLFAVLIVIGCNKKTDNIPQAKIAVDTFSQNLIEEEPEDTTRVSFSKTLTGNGYSYILKGRQNINDGINFKSIDIFHQKKLHQRIIFDTVSVLNESEAYFNVSQDVNFDGFKDLEVINQVGNYWSSSSFWLYNKKTKKYDYKPMDTIINPVVDKKNKAITSTYHVGPVNYYYKVYEWKHKKLTMTHYQEGEDNGF from the coding sequence ATGAGATTAACCGTGCTTTTCGCAGTTCTGATAGTTATAGGCTGCAATAAAAAGACTGATAATATACCTCAAGCTAAAATTGCTGTTGATACTTTTTCACAAAATCTCATTGAAGAAGAACCTGAAGATACCACAAGGGTTTCCTTTTCAAAAACCTTAACCGGAAACGGATATTCTTATATATTAAAAGGAAGACAAAATATTAATGATGGAATCAATTTTAAATCAATTGATATTTTTCATCAAAAGAAACTTCATCAGAGAATTATTTTTGATACGGTTTCTGTTTTAAATGAATCTGAAGCTTATTTTAATGTAAGTCAGGATGTAAATTTTGACGGATTTAAGGATTTGGAAGTAATAAATCAGGTAGGAAATTACTGGTCTTCATCAAGTTTCTGGCTGTACAATAAAAAAACTAAAAAGTACGATTACAAACCAATGGATACGATCATTAATCCTGTAGTTGATAAAAAAAATAAAGCAATTACATCAACTTATCATGTCGGTCCAGTAAACTATTACTATAAAGTATATGAATGGAAGCATAAAAAGCTAACCATGACCCATTATCAGGAAGGTGAAGATAATGGTTTCTAA
- a CDS encoding RsmE family RNA methyltransferase — protein sequence MKLFYGEIEGNAVTINDEEQQHIVKVLRMKNGEAIHVTDGKGNLASGKLMIEGKKAYIEVDEIKNNLPDFSPKLHIAIAPTKNIDRIEFFVEKAVEMGISEITFLQTEKTERKNINLDKIKKQAIAASKQSLRFHFPIINDVMKIQDFLKNIDPEHTFIAHCHENLKRTELNKIPGLQNITFLIGPEGDFSEKEISFLAENNIKAVSLGNQRLRTETAGIFVAAWNYNQMI from the coding sequence ATGAAACTTTTTTACGGAGAAATTGAAGGAAATGCGGTAACGATTAACGATGAAGAACAACAACACATTGTAAAAGTTCTTCGGATGAAAAATGGTGAAGCCATTCATGTAACAGATGGAAAAGGAAATCTTGCTTCCGGAAAACTGATGATTGAAGGTAAAAAAGCCTATATTGAAGTGGATGAGATTAAAAATAATCTTCCTGATTTCAGTCCGAAACTTCATATTGCAATTGCTCCGACGAAAAACATTGACCGCATTGAATTCTTCGTTGAAAAAGCAGTGGAGATGGGAATTTCAGAAATTACTTTTCTTCAAACAGAAAAAACAGAGCGTAAAAATATCAATCTGGATAAAATTAAAAAGCAGGCAATTGCTGCATCCAAACAGAGTTTAAGATTTCATTTTCCCATTATTAATGATGTAATGAAGATTCAGGATTTTCTTAAAAATATTGATCCTGAACATACGTTTATTGCGCACTGCCACGAGAATTTAAAAAGAACGGAACTCAATAAGATTCCCGGATTGCAAAATATCACTTTTCTGATTGGTCCTGAAGGCGATTTTTCGGAAAAAGAGATTTCTTTTTTAGCTGAAAATAATATCAAAGCAGTTTCTTTGGGAAATCAGAGACTGAGAACAGAGACCGCCGGAATTTTTGTTGCCGCGTGGAATTATAATCAGATGATTTAG
- a CDS encoding asparaginase gives MKRKVLLIYTGGTIGMEKDYESGSLRAFDFGNIFEKMPEMKLMECEVFVHPFEKPLDSSDMGPEEWKIIAHYIQKNYHQFDGFLILHGTDTMSYTASALSFMLKGLKKPVILTGSQLPIGDLRTDAKENLLTSLYYASLYENDEAVIQEVAIYFEYKLLRGNRTLKYSAEYFDAYASPNYPILGQSGVHLNIIKDNLYRCDPDIEFHVDDHISEDIIFWRIFPGMNLNHFKEIPTMKVLILQVFGSGTIFSSEKTVETLRQIRDNGTEIVVVSQCISGGISFGKYENSNIFSRIGAISGTDITAESAITKAMHLIDNPNYTGNFAENFAKSLCGEISG, from the coding sequence ATGAAAAGAAAAGTCCTGTTGATTTATACCGGTGGAACCATCGGAATGGAGAAAGATTATGAAAGCGGAAGTCTCCGTGCGTTTGATTTTGGAAATATTTTTGAGAAAATGCCCGAAATGAAGCTGATGGAATGTGAAGTTTTTGTTCATCCTTTTGAAAAACCGCTGGATTCTTCCGACATGGGACCTGAAGAATGGAAAATTATCGCTCATTATATTCAGAAAAATTATCACCAGTTTGACGGATTTTTAATTCTACACGGAACAGACACGATGTCTTATACCGCTTCTGCATTAAGTTTTATGCTGAAAGGATTGAAAAAACCGGTTATTTTAACGGGCTCTCAACTTCCGATCGGAGATTTACGAACCGATGCCAAGGAAAATCTTCTCACGAGTCTTTATTATGCAAGTTTGTATGAAAATGACGAAGCGGTTATTCAGGAAGTGGCGATTTATTTTGAATATAAACTGTTGAGAGGAAACCGCACTTTGAAATATTCTGCGGAGTATTTTGATGCCTATGCAAGTCCAAACTACCCTATTCTCGGGCAATCCGGAGTACATTTAAATATTATCAAAGATAATCTTTACCGCTGTGATCCGGATATTGAATTTCATGTAGACGATCATATTTCGGAAGATATTATTTTCTGGAGAATTTTTCCGGGAATGAATCTGAATCATTTTAAAGAAATCCCGACCATGAAGGTTCTTATTCTTCAGGTTTTTGGCTCAGGAACTATTTTCAGTAGTGAAAAAACAGTGGAAACGTTGCGGCAGATCCGAGATAACGGAACTGAAATTGTGGTGGTAAGTCAGTGTATTTCAGGCGGAATATCATTTGGAAAGTATGAAAACAGTAATATTTTTTCAAGAATCGGAGCCATTAGCGGAACAGATATTACCGCCGAAAGTGCGATTACTAAAGCAATGCATTTAATAGACAACCCAAATTACACAGGAAACTTCGCAGAAAACTTCGCCAAAAGCCTTTGTGGAGAAATTTCCGGATAA
- a CDS encoding efflux RND transporter periplasmic adaptor subunit: protein MIKRVVASIALSSILLFTGCNKKKEEKEEAAVYPVTSPIVMDTVIDKEYVAQIRSVKNIEVRAQEKGFLEKIFVDEGQFVHQGQTLFRIMPKLYQAELLKAQAEVAQATIELKNASTLASNNIVSKNERAMAKAKLDAANAEAKLAQIHLSFTDIKAPFSGIIDRIPLKLGSLVDEGDLLTSLSDNNDIYTYFNVSEPEYLNYQRNVASRGSNMVDLVMANGDIFPQKGQVQTIEGEFDSETGNIAFRAKFPNPDKLLRNGETGKVRMTLPLKNALIIPQKATYEIQDQKYVFVVDKNGVAKSKNIKIAYELPDVYVVASGLSTGDKILLEGVQKVKDDQKVQTKVQDPKKVLQSLKLKAE from the coding sequence ATGATTAAAAGAGTTGTCGCAAGCATTGCGCTAAGCAGTATTTTATTGTTCACAGGTTGTAACAAGAAAAAAGAAGAAAAAGAAGAAGCCGCAGTTTATCCGGTAACCTCACCCATTGTGATGGATACCGTGATCGACAAAGAATACGTGGCGCAGATCAGATCTGTAAAGAACATTGAAGTTCGTGCACAGGAAAAAGGTTTCCTTGAGAAAATCTTTGTGGATGAAGGACAGTTTGTTCATCAGGGACAGACCTTATTCAGAATTATGCCGAAATTATATCAGGCAGAATTACTGAAAGCTCAGGCAGAAGTTGCTCAGGCTACGATTGAGCTGAAAAATGCAAGTACATTAGCCAGCAACAATATCGTTTCCAAAAACGAAAGAGCGATGGCTAAAGCAAAGCTGGATGCAGCCAATGCAGAAGCTAAATTGGCACAGATACACTTGTCATTTACAGACATTAAAGCTCCTTTTTCGGGAATTATCGACAGAATTCCGTTGAAACTGGGAAGTCTGGTAGATGAAGGAGATTTATTAACCTCTCTTTCCGATAACAATGATATTTATACCTATTTCAACGTTTCGGAGCCGGAATATCTTAACTATCAGAGAAATGTAGCTTCAAGAGGAAGTAATATGGTGGATCTGGTAATGGCAAACGGAGATATTTTTCCACAGAAAGGACAGGTTCAGACCATTGAAGGAGAATTTGACAGTGAAACAGGAAACATCGCCTTCAGAGCAAAATTCCCGAATCCGGATAAACTTCTGAGAAACGGAGAAACCGGAAAGGTAAGAATGACTTTACCATTGAAAAATGCTTTAATCATTCCTCAGAAAGCCACTTACGAAATTCAGGATCAGAAATATGTGTTCGTAGTGGATAAAAACGGAGTGGCAAAGTCCAAAAATATTAAAATCGCTTATGAACTGCCTGATGTGTATGTAGTAGCTTCAGGACTTTCAACAGGAGATAAAATCTTATTGGAAGGAGTTCAGAAAGTAAAAGACGATCAAAAAGTTCAGACAAAAGTTCAGGATCCGAAAAAAGTTCTTCAGTCATTAAAATTAAAAGCAGAGTAA
- a CDS encoding surface-adhesin E family protein, with protein MKKLLFILLFIPLFSYAQTEWEYVGNDMDNSEYYVKDYKKRNHTDYIETWLKIVRTDKIVKTKKGTIKKSGIVSLEKYKFKCEEKTMALESYADYRNGILIKSGNGFDIENDIVPDSIGESLLDYLCSKF; from the coding sequence ATGAAAAAACTACTCTTCATTCTTCTTTTTATTCCCTTATTTTCTTATGCACAGACCGAATGGGAATACGTAGGAAACGACATGGATAACAGCGAGTACTATGTAAAGGATTATAAAAAACGAAATCATACAGATTACATTGAAACTTGGTTAAAAATTGTGAGAACCGATAAAATTGTGAAAACAAAAAAAGGAACTATTAAAAAAAGTGGTATCGTTTCACTTGAAAAATATAAATTTAAGTGCGAAGAAAAAACGATGGCTTTAGAAAGTTATGCAGATTATCGAAATGGTATTTTAATAAAATCAGGTAATGGTTTTGATATCGAAAATGATATTGTTCCGGATTCCATCGGTGAAAGTTTGTTAGATTATCTATGTTCAAAATTTTAA